GTGATGCAATCCACTTCGCGGTCCAGAAGGAGCGGCAGGCCGATCACGCAGATCGAAAAGAGAAAGAGCGCGAAGCCTGCACCGACGGCTGTACCGAAAGCCAGCATCATCAGGCCATTGGGGCTGAGGAACACCTCGCCCGAGGACATGATGTTGGTCATCGGCTTGAGCCCCAGAAAGAGCGCAAAGATCATATGTCCGAGGAAAAACCAGAACAGCAGCATCACCATCATCAGCGCGCAGAGCATCGGCAGGTGCCGCCCGCCCTCAGTCCAGAGCGCGCGGAAAACGCGGCCAATGCTGGGCGCCTCGCCAAGCCCGCGCAGGCGCGAAACCTCATAGGTGCCCAGCGCGGCGAAGGGCGCAATCAGAGGAAAGCCAAAGACGCCAAGAACCAGCCAGAAGGTATGACCGGCCCAGACGGTGAGCGCAGTCATCCCCCAGCCCGCCAGCAGGCAGAGGGTCGAGACCAAAAGGCCGAAGGCGGGCGCCGCCCGAAAATCCTGCCAGCCCGCTGCCAGCGCGCGGCGCAACAGCGCCGGGGTCGGCTGGTTCAGTTCCGGCACCCCATGGGCGCGTCCTGCGGTCGTTTCCATCGCTTATTCCCCTCGCATTGCTGGCCGCGCCTGCGGCCAAGCAGCCCGCTCATGCCACTGCTGCGCAAGGCGCAGCAGCAATCCATCACTGCCCCGTGGACCGATCATCTGCAAACCCGCAGGGAGGCCCTCTGCACCGAAGCCGATCGGCAGGTTTACAACCGGCAGGCCGATCAACCCTGCGGGCACGACCACCTGCATCCAGCGGTGATATGTGTCCATCGCGCGGCCCGCAATCTCTTCGGGATATGTCCAATTAACGTCAAATGGCCAGAGCTGCGCCGAGGGCAAAACCAGCACATCATGCTGCGCGAACAGCTGCGCGGTGCGGCGGAACCAGTCCGAGCGGATCTCGCTCGCGCGCTGCACCTCGCGCGCGCTCATCGCGAGGCCGCGCTCGATTTCCCATAGGGCGGCCGGCTTGAGAAACGGGCGGCGCGCCGGATCGCCATGGATGGCGCCCAGACTGCCCGCCACCGCGAATGAGCGCAGCTGGGTCCAGGCGTGCCAGATCGCCTCCGCGTCAAACGGCGCCTGCAGCGCCTCGACGCTGTGGCCCATACCCTCCATCTGGCGCAGCGCGGCTTCGGAGATCTCGGTAATGCCCGGCGCATAGGGAAAGGCGCCACCCCAGTCGCCCAGCCAACCGATGCGCAGCCGCTCCGGCGCCGCATCAATGCCGCCCAGCGTCTTGGAACCCTCAGCGCTTAGCGGCTGGCGCGGATCGGCGCCGGTCATCGTATCCAGAAGCGCGGCCAGATCGCCGGGCGTGCGCGCCATCGGCCCGTTCGTTGACAGCTGGTGAAGATACATGTCGCCCATCGGCTCGGACGGGACCGTGCCCCATGTGGGGCGCATACCATAAACGTTGTTCCAACCCGCCGGATTGCGCAGGCTGCCCATCATGTCCGACCCGTCGGCAATCGCCAGCATCCCAGTCGCCAAGGCCGCCGCCGCCCCGCCCGAGGAGCCACCCGCCGAGCGGGTGAGGTCGTAGGGGTTGCGCGTCGCGCCATGCACCGGGTTGAACGTGTGCGATCCGAGGCCGAATTCAGGCGTGTTCGTCTTGCCGATCACGATTGCACCTGCCGCCCGCAAGCGTGCTACCATAATGTCATCGGCCTCAGCCACCTCACCCGCAAACAGCGGTGAGCCACGCGAGGTAGGCAGCCCGGCAGCATTGGCAAGGTCCTTGATGGCGATAGGAATGCCGTGGAGCCAGCCCGCACGCGGCGCCGCGTCCGCCGCGTGCGCTTCCGCCATCAGCTCGGCTCCGTCCCGAAGGCTGACAACGGCGTTGACGCGTGGATTGACCGCCGCGATCCGCGCCAGTGTCGCCTCCATCAGCTCGGCCGCGGACAGATCGCCCTTCGCCAAGGCCGCGGATTGGCCGCGCGCGTCCATGTTCAAGATATCCATGCGGCAATATGACCGCGACGGACGCGAAGGTGCAATATGTCAGATGCGCTGGACGATCCCAGCATGCAATTTCGCGGCAAAGCGCCAGATGCCGCGGAGCTATGACGTGCTATGGACTGGGGATAATGGCGGAGCGACAGGGATTCGAACCCTGGAGACGGTCTCCCGCCTACACACTTTCCAGGCGTGCGCCTTCGACCACTCGGCCACCGCTCCGTTGCGCCTCTTTAACGGGCGCGCGGGCGGCAGATCAAGCGGATAATGGCGCTTTTCAGTTATCGAGGTGCAGATAGACGCGGCGGTTCTGACGGCCCTTCTTTTCGATCTTGCCAATGCGCATCTGGCCGATCT
This portion of the Roseovarius nanhaiticus genome encodes:
- a CDS encoding DUF2189 domain-containing protein; this encodes METTAGRAHGVPELNQPTPALLRRALAAGWQDFRAAPAFGLLVSTLCLLAGWGMTALTVWAGHTFWLVLGVFGFPLIAPFAALGTYEVSRLRGLGEAPSIGRVFRALWTEGGRHLPMLCALMMVMLLFWFFLGHMIFALFLGLKPMTNIMSSGEVFLSPNGLMMLAFGTAVGAGFALFLFSICVIGLPLLLDREVDCITATARSVRVVMAHPAIMLGWAAFIAVLLVLAMLPAFLGLLVVLPWLGHASWHIYAGLKAE
- a CDS encoding amidase translates to MDILNMDARGQSAALAKGDLSAAELMEATLARIAAVNPRVNAVVSLRDGAELMAEAHAADAAPRAGWLHGIPIAIKDLANAAGLPTSRGSPLFAGEVAEADDIMVARLRAAGAIVIGKTNTPEFGLGSHTFNPVHGATRNPYDLTRSAGGSSGGAAAALATGMLAIADGSDMMGSLRNPAGWNNVYGMRPTWGTVPSEPMGDMYLHQLSTNGPMARTPGDLAALLDTMTGADPRQPLSAEGSKTLGGIDAAPERLRIGWLGDWGGAFPYAPGITEISEAALRQMEGMGHSVEALQAPFDAEAIWHAWTQLRSFAVAGSLGAIHGDPARRPFLKPAALWEIERGLAMSAREVQRASEIRSDWFRRTAQLFAQHDVLVLPSAQLWPFDVNWTYPEEIAGRAMDTYHRWMQVVVPAGLIGLPVVNLPIGFGAEGLPAGLQMIGPRGSDGLLLRLAQQWHERAAWPQARPAMRGE